The Spodoptera frugiperda isolate SF20-4 chromosome 25, AGI-APGP_CSIRO_Sfru_2.0, whole genome shotgun sequence genome includes the window AGTGATGTAGTCAGTCGAAGTAATTGGCCGCAGAATAGGTCTCGGAGATGTATGCCATCCACACACTCCATCAATGGCAACCTCTGTGGCACAGACAGTTGTCGAAAGCCCTAAGCAGGTTGTCTTGCTGAGACCTGAATGGTAGACCGTACGCGATCGACTTGTTAAGTACAATACTACAACACGAACTACAAAGGTTACATTCTCGATAGTAAACGGTTCAACAATAAGGTGCCAGTGTTCATAATGAGTAGTTTTTGTTAGTCCATTAATTTGCTATTACATCTTTTGTCATTCGCTTCACATTTGATTTAATCGACTTTAATTTtacctttaaatatttaattcgtTTGAATATATAAATCTAAACCTACTATTTAGACATAAGATTAGGTTGTAACGTACAACGTAAAGTTGTTATTTAGTGTATGTTATGTAAGTAATATCTATATTTATgacttaaaattataagtatttttaatgataagGTACACGATGAGTGTtctatgtaaatgtaaattttgAGTTCAACTAGGTGTAAGTGATAGATAGTAAACAAACTGCGCAGCGGGGATCATCGCGTTCCCGTGGTACTGCGGCTCGCTGCCCACGGGAGCGGGATGCTCGTCCAACGTCGGGCACTGTTATTTCGCTCAGATTCGCTCGCGCAGCGTAACGTATCCGTAGCCGGTCTCGCATTCAGTATCGCGGCGACGACGTCCGCGTCTCTCGCATGAATTCGTTTCGTCATCACGTGCTTTGCTCGATACTAACTGTGTTAGGCGATCGGTTGCAGATGACTATGTACGCGTCGCACACATTCCAAAATATCGCTAACGTAACGCTAAATGACGCGCATAGACAAGCGTTGCAATTTGTAAGTTTACCACTTTGTTGTTCATTAACGATAAGTTAGGATTAATCTCAGTCGATGTTGTTTAACTTTAGTCTGTGTATAGTATTCTCGTGGATAAGTTTATATGTGAGGATGTGAATTTGAGCGAATCGACAGGCCTCAGCCTGAAGGGTTCATACTAGCTGTAAATCTTAAGTACCTAAGCGATAATTTCTGTTGCACCTAACTTTATTTCGCGCGCCGTGTTAGTTCTACTTTATCAATTGTACATATAGATAGGGCGAGGTATACAGTTTGCATTCATCTTAAATGGTTAATTGTTGTATCTGAAAATATGGGGCTGGCAAATACCAATGCAATACCGCATTTGCTgttgataaaataaagtaaatcttAAAGTGATACCATCCTAGATGTATGGCTATTTATGTGTTACTGTTAAAGAAGTGGTGAGGTCACGAGTCGAGGGCAGGGATTACGGTTGCGGGTCATCTACCTAGCTATAGTGTGTATGGTATACGAGTACGAAGACGCACAACGAGCCCCGACCCTAAGAGTGGCTCGCGGCTCCGTCCACGCCACGAGTGGAACACGACCCTCGCAACTTGGTCCAGTGACCGTTCTGatagttattattgtaataacataaGTACACCCAGTAATGTTCAGCCACGAAGGCTTATTGTGAGGCTGCTACCATTTTAACTGAACTGTTCGCAATTTTACTTAGCTCTATTTAAACGTTCTACGTTTAAACACCACATCACTGCTGACATCACTTAATGatagtaaacaatattttttcatagatGTATAAAATGTGAATTTGTCACGGCacgaataatttaattacacattGCCTTGTAAGGATTTAACATTGATACGTAAATCAATGAGCGCGGGCACAGTTCAGTTAGAGTGGAGCAACCGGCACTAGCTACCACAGCCACATAATTGTACCGTGTCATTACCTCACATTTGCGTcttttatacaatataatagtTATTGTTGTCGCTAAatctttaaacttatttttattatcattattgttTAGAGGTGTCATTAAGTTTAAAACACAATGATCTATTTTTAGATGGCAACATAGATGATATGTAAGGCGGTGTGAGATGTCGCCCGAGCATcttcaatgtatttattttcatggtgattaataaatattgtgagACGCACGTACGCGCCGGCGGCGATGGGCGCGCGCTCGCGCCGCCGCCCGTTATTgtagaaataaatgatattttcgtttaaataattctaatttcaattatttacttCCCTTACTTATTCACTCCTTTATTTTAAGAGCATGTGTTGGACATTAAAGCACACTTATAACCGCCTAAGGGGTATAAAGACTGCTTCCTAGACCCTGATGTTTAcacatattaaatgtaacacccacttttggccagttatgttatgagtcccatgtaataggggacgAGTGTGGTGCACTATATTGGGTGCCATTGATGAACCGAAAAGTCTTGGGATAGGGAAGAATTGCTAATAAGTCATCACTATTCTGTATGGGCAGTTATATGAGCCTCGCCGTGAACTCATTGCAGTACTCGGCGGGAGAGACCTCTTTCTGTTGACCATTATACAAGCTACGGTCAACAGTGAGAGTACATGGGTCGGAGTTGCTTCCTTCTGTGAACAAGTTATGTTGACAAAGGAAGCGGCTGAAAGAGAGAGGGAGACAAGTTCTCCTTCCTACCGACGTAGACGTGTCCGCCGTCAGCGCCGTGTGACGGCAGCCGATCTATATCTTcacggcttttatccccgaaagggtaggcagaggtgcacattatggcacataatgccactttacaatgtacacccacttttcataatttatgttgtaagtcccatgtaataggtggtgagcctattgccatataccgggcactgTTCCAGACtctgtactactactgagaattttagaaaaaccgaaaatagcccagccCGCTcgatgcccgacccgggaatcgaaccagagacccatTGCCCGCctgtcgcacttgcaaccactcggccaacgaggcagtcagccGATCCACGACCTCCGTAAGAAGACTGCGGGCGACTGCCTGGGGAGTCAGACGTCTGCTGTATATGCGGGAGtaggcgttagcgtagtgttctACGCGCGCCACTCGAAGAAGGGTGCAGCTTCCCAGGGCCGCTTATGTGGTGAGACCTGCAGCAAGCGTAGCGGTAGGTCGAAGCCTGTCGGGAGAATAATCGGTTCTTCCATCCTGTGTTCCCAAAAGTAGGTATAGCAGACATATACAAATTGAGAATTTCAAAACACATCAACAACTTATAAATGAGCCActgctactgctgaccaaaacccTCATCTCATACGGAGAACgtttgaccattaatcaccacgtttacGTAATACAGGTTGAccatttcaaacttatacttagaaattataagcccaggtttcctcacgatgttttccttcaccatttgtcagtagtgtctaaataatcttaggaagtacATATGAATAAAGTCATatttagtacttgccgttggtaggtttctaaCCTGCACTCTCGTGCATAAGAGGCGGGCGTCCAAAACCTCCGGCCTACCACGGCACTTTCTAACATCGAAAAATTGAATTGATCTGAAATCGAACACAACTGTTTTCAGTTCAGGCAGTACTGAACGATGTAGAATTATGAGTTGAGTTAACTCAAAGCATAGGTTTGAAGAGATTGTAGGATAGCGAAGTTCTATTCTAGTAGGTACATGTAAAGTAGGTATAAATAATTTGCCACAAAATTGATGAAGACTGCAAATGTGAACCGTTCACGTCATACCTACTCAAATTACAGTGGTAACCCAATACATATCAGTAACAAAAAGTAAAGTGACTGAAATACCACTTTAGCTGATTTTCATTCGACGGTGGCGAAACGTAGTTTCAGATTTCATCTGGCATGACCTTTTTTGAGAATTGATGTAAATGTGTTAATCATATACGTTTTGCAACAAAGCCAACAAAGGAAAAATATAGGTTTGACGTGGCTGCATTTTAATGTTATACCTACGATATTGACTCCACAAAGGAAATATGAACAAAAATTATTTTGCATACTTATCAAAATTCTTAAGAAACAATTTAAcatgaatttgaaaataaaataggaaCATAAATAGTGGTagatataaattattcatatcAGTTTGGTATTTACAGCACAAAGAACTGTTTGGGCAATCTAAATGTTTTGTAATCATACGAAACTGGGTCATGCCTCATCCTTATCGAATCCAAATGCGCAGCAGGCATTATCAAGCCAATAACAAACATGGCCCGGTAATTTAATCGATTATCCTTCTTTTTAAACGATCATTACTAACTAGATCATACGGTAAAGTCATTTTAAACGACTTGTGTTTCTTTTGGGCACAGAACCATTGGGATTTCCGATCTACAAAAACACATTCTCATGAGATTTGTATGGTAAATACTTGAATAGCAATTAACCTTCTTTGTTTACTAATTAAGCTAGGTATACTAATACTAATTGGGAAAATTGAACATCGACCTATATACCTATTACGACGATTTAACTAGTTATCAAATTAAGATAAAGACCGCAAAATGAAAGGGATGGTATACAAAGCCAAAACACCTGTGATcgttttttgacaaaaaatgaGGCTACATCGAGAAGACTGGATTATTCAGGGAAGAAATATGTATCAGTTATGATACATTGAGAAGATCGTATTACCCAGAGAAGATACATCATCATAAAATCACGACCACTTTTCCAAGTATTAACGAATAACTAAGACGAATTTATCCGGGACAGAACATATTTAATAGGCATGTAGATGATTTTTTTAGGGGGTCAAATCATCCTAAGTCTTCTCCGGCCCTAGGCAAGATGAGACGTGTTgatagtacataaataaatcttcCCGGGATTTTAACGCGTAGTTCCCGTTCCCGTGAGATTTCCGttacaaaatctttataaataagCCTGATAATTTGTCCCACAAAAATCGGTATCTACTGATTTCACAATATAAGTAATCATAGATTAGGCATGTGGTAAATGCGTGGAAGGAACATAGATACAAAACATATCGCCTTTTGTTTCTTGAAGGTAAATAGAGCTGTAGCTCTTGTTTGTAGCTATATATAGCAAGTCAGGAGGAAATCATACTTAATGTGACACTCTTCGACTGGTGTAAACAGGTAGCTATGCAAATGAGGAGTAAatcatacagggtgtccctgaagtcgacgtccaacaggcaccagatgatcggcaaggttccaactgttatcagaaaaatataaaaaaattctaagtcctacgtttttaaattacagtgacttatgtgttatcctcgaaaaagtacaccctgtgccagtcttttgactgttgttgctacaaatcttaattttttcgtctgcagtcttccttacattatcctgaatagtgctccagtaatatggaatcataaattcttagccaactgctttagattggaaagcattgttagttttagaggaaccaaatactctgaataaaatttttaccttactttaagtgactgtactgaataaattatgtatggcgctagtagtggcaaatttcaccaaagttggcgcatttaataaggattataaaatggtatagcactttgcacattatttcttaaattcgacacaaaaaaagatttttcaacgaaactccgtttcgatgaatttatttgaacttactaaaaattcttctagtgtactcaaatcaatactcaatactcaatactcaatactttattgcatgccataatgtgtacataatcatacgttataacctcgtatacactagacaacactttgcacgctatttgttatcatcatgttgaaaatcagcgaggatctcttgtcaaactacattgtctgtttacccgtgatttcgcttgcagcattcgtcggcaatattatcgctagacgaactggtgttgtgcatctcgagccatcgtacccgggcttcggcattttagctgagcactggtttttttgcgccgtgttgattatttattttttaaataattttttgctttacctgcaattccttgtaacggtgcaaataaatctttctcgacaaactaaagaatatttgatgcttcatcccgtatttgatcacaaggcacgaacacgtaacttaatcggaggattcacctatttcttttttttttggtgaggatatgacgagtaattgtgcgtatgggctcatgtacaccataccactaccgcgtcgatatgctgtgaacatgaatctgccgcgtccgttccttttgattttactacacatttgataatgtgtttgatgcactatgaacatcatattgcaatcattcaatattatttagtgaaacatgttacacaacatcagttcctctagtaagtctagtaatattgccaacgaaagctgcaagcgaaatcatgagtagacagacaatattttttgacaagagatcctcgctgattatcaacatgatgataacaaatcgcgtgcaaagtgttgtctagtgcatacgaggttataacgtatgatttgagtacactagaagaaatattagtaagttcaaataaattcatcgaaacggagtttcgttgaaaaatctttttttttgtggcgaatttaagaaataatttgcaaagtgctataccattttataatctttattaaatgcgccaactttggtgaaatttgccactactagcgccatacataatttattcagtacagtcacttaaagtaaggtgaaaattttattcagagtatttggttcctctaaaactaacaatgctttccaatctaaagcagttggctaagaatttatgatttcatattactggagcactattcaggataatgtaaggaagactgcagacgaaaaaataaagatttgtagaaacaagagtcaaaagactggcacagggtgtacttttttgtggataacacataagtcactgtaatttaaaaactgtaggacttagaattttttttatatttttctgataacagttggaaccttgctgatgatctggtgcctgttggacgtcgatttcagggacaccctgtatatgttaTTGTAACACTTTTCGACTGCTGTAAAAAGGGTCCCAAGTAATATAATAAGGTTCGACCTAATTCCCCATTTGGCGATCTCCATTTCTGACTCCATACTACAGCAGAGGATTGATTTCGAAAATTCATAATACATAGTTTGCCGAATCCGGGATTAGAACTCAAAGTTCGTAAGAAATAGTTCTAACtaaaaaataaggtaatttaaaaaactaaaaaacccgactgcgtttctgcataatatgaaaatgagaAACCTTAAAActagaaagtcatcgtaaaatttaagcagtcgggacccattctagaaagcaagccgtatgtgccctcactaagtctttatatttagaaggGGTCCCAAcaacccctatcaagctgaaatccatcaagtcatttaggctagagagtgagcgaTATTCGAacttggcgccaaaaatccgctattttattttttataattttgatatatccagtgtcacgtTCACattaaatacgaatccaacgacacctctcaagccaaaatcctttaagccgtttaggctgcagagcgtgccaaacaattatacaaacatacatactctcgaaaaacataaccctccttctggcgcagtcgggtaaaaacaaatacaacttGAAGATAAGCGCCATCTCTACTGTTCATACAGAACTAAATGACAACATGATTCAACTTTGGTACCGtacgtattttgttttttaggtAAAGTTTACTTTGCTAATAATTTAGTTGCTAAACGCGTTAATCTAGTAAAATGCTTATTTAATACTTGGTACTTACAGATACTTTTTTAAGGGCTCTTTTACCTCATACCAAatctaatttttcttttttatgaagtcataataagaaaatttataaaatgatcCAACTTACTAGTTCAGctattagaaatatatttagtgCTTTAATTGTATTTCCTTTGTCTACATATTTAGAAAATACTTTGAACTAATTTGTTTCTGATATTGTAACcaacagataaataaaataattgttagttGTCAGCTGACAGCAATATTTATAGACATTTTGAAATAAGCCTTTAATATACTTtacctaatataatatactttacCTTTAATATACTTACTCAGAGAGGTTACTAAAAGTTTTTTACCATACTTGTCTCATACATTTTGGTATTTTAACTAGAATGACACTACTGAttctaattatgtattaataattaggtaaataaataaacaatatttcctGCTTAACGCcttgtttacataatatatttataataactacactATACTaccaaataaaacttattactaAGTAAGATATTTCTAAATAATACTCATATTtaacttgtaaaataaatttatttatataccaaatgtataaaatacaataatagtaATATATACTTAGATATAACTAAGTAAACGCAGGATAATTGTACCATACTTTATCTACATATGAAGTCTCTTTGTACAATACCTAAGGCTGCATCCGAAGTGAGCCGTCAAGACGGATGGTTTCACCATTGAGCATGGGATTCTGTATGATGCTTTGTACCAGCAATGCAAACTCCTGAGGGTGTCCCAGCCGAGGAGGGAATGGCACGGTGGCTTCAAGACTCTTTATTGCCGGTTCCGGTAGCTGCTCCATCATTGGTGTTCGGAACAAACCTTTAAACAAAAGCGCAATGATTGTTAATTGTGTTATAACTttcgcgagacatactaaattattacagTTAAAGCACAATGGTATTATAACttgaggaactcaactagtaaaattagtttcaagccataccaCCACATGTCGCGCGTTTAGAATAGCTTGCAGTTATTGCAATGTTATACGCTGTTTATAAATTGtactactgggaaattttcTTTGCACagtaataatatgtatctacataaacagaaaatatttgaCCATGTCATAGTTTTTACTTGAATAATATGGCAGGCATATTATTCAATTGATAATATGGCATatgagtaacaaaataatacatacctGGTGCAATGGTGACTACTCGAATGCCCTGCTTTGCAAGGTCTCTGGCAATGGGCAAAGTCATGCccactactcctgcttttgatgCGGAGTAAGCAGCTTGAccaatctataaataaaattttttttgtttgttattcattattttcattcacCTTTTACAAATCTTTGTGGTCAGAACAAACTGAATAAAACTGTTACAGGCAATCCAAAGtttaaacacataaaaaaatgtaagatTACAATAGTGTTTGTATAGATTACCTGTCCATCGAAAGCAGCAACACTAGCAGTGTTGACAATGACTCCCCGCTGGCCATCAGCATCAGGAGCATTCTTGCCAATCAAACCAGCGGACAGCCGGATCACATTGAAAGTTCCTATTAAGTTAACctgtaacataaatatatttctttggtAAATTGTCTTAAAGGCAAAATATTGTGGGTTTTCATTTgcatgtaaaaatcaaatatgtattagagttatgaaaaaataaaatctgcTATTTCCTCTCATATCCGGTATTTAGAATATAACTAACTCCATTCTGACGACAGACCAATCTGATATTTGGTCCACATTCTTAATTAATGATCATACAATATAATCTTTCTTTTTCTACGACTAAATCCATTGTGGGTATGAGCTTGATTGTAGAGTAGAGCTCATTAAaaccattaaacataaaatatactttttatgatTTACTTACTCATTGTATGTGTCATGTCATGTGAAACCAACTTAAGAGTATCTAACAGCTattagtatatttaaaaaattggcATAACAACAGTATATCTTTGTTATCTCACGCACACCcatgtatgtattttgataatatcATGTTGTTAAAAACAGAGATAAACAGCTCATTTTGctttacataacaaaatattattttaatactttaataactaaagaaaaaaaaatactttaatacttAAAGTATCCTTTAaacttcatatattttattataatttggaaTTTGAAAGTAGTATAGTGACATTTACcctttaatatttctattattatctATGAGACTAATAAAATGAGAATGATATGATAGAGcgaatatttcataaatacataCTAAAATGGTAAGATTGTTACAATATACTGCGACatacccttttttaaggggaataatcatccaatgacgtctgCTGCCTCGTTTAAGCGGATAGAGATTGTCAGactttgactaaaaaccactgtTCCTACtctaagtaaataaaacgtaaatagATTAATTATACAAACCTCAATAGTTTTCTGGAAAGATTTCAAATCAAATGGCTGTTCTTTCTTGAAGTTATAGATTCTAGATGCTGTGGCTATACCAGCACAGTTCACAACCACATCCAAGCGCCCAAACTTGTCTACGGTGGTTTGTAGTGCATTCTTAACATCCTTTTCTGATGTAACCTATTTGGAAAAAGGTTTTATAAGATATAATgtagtaaagtaaaaatataatgtaggaCTATCCAAAATAAGGACTTCTTATATCTGTGTAAATAAGTATTACATATTGTAATTTACCTTGACCTTTGGACTCTGATACTTACATCAACAGGCACAAatgcaacattttctttaagCTGCTTCGCTGTCTCCTGTCCAGGACTTGAAGGCAGGTCGCAAATGACTACTCTTCCACCTTGCTTGAGCAGCTGCTCGACAGTGGCACGCCCAAGGCCGGACGCTCCTCCAGTCACTAATCCAACTAGACcctaatacaaataaacaattttaagacaTGGTACAAAggttacataaattaattactggaAAAACTTATTCTCGAACTATACGGGGTAGAAACATTTATAgaaccaataaaatatcaaagtaaTAGCCACTATTTCTGTTAGATAAATtatttctgaaataaatataaacgagTCGCCCAATTCGACCATGGCGGCATCGGTTTATCGCacgattataaatatattaggCGAAGttagacaaaatatttacaatactctaatatagtattttattttatttaaatatatgaatcacatttctatataaaaaacttactttaaacatttttaaattgaaatgttatgttttaGGTTATATTCTTATCAGTCAACTGTGGACTCTATCAACACTGCCTGCTATCACCAACGACCACCAATAATGAGATTATTCAAAATCTCAAAATCATACTACAGTCACTTGTTTATGTAATCGTTGTTAATTTAcaattcgaatttcgaatgATTATTAAACTGATAGGTACTTACAAACTTAACGTCTATCTGTGACGTCTAtggacaaacaaaatatttccaagTCAAGATCTAAAGCATTCCGTTTTGAACATTATGTCAATGACAAAAGTTTCAAATAACGTTGGCAATAAAGATGAAGAATGACGGAAAACTTAATcctaaccaaaaaaaaactacttatttacttagatcataataatgataatacgTAGGTAGATGAAGATATTTTGTCtatattaaacaattaaatattttacgaatAACAGAAGTTttgaattacttttatttacctGTTTGAATTCTACACGTCTGTCAACTaatcattagttttattgttaaactaaACTGACTAAACTCGAAAAAATACCTCaattttttgtcaaataaatgATCTTCCTTCTcctgaaaaaaatcaattaattttggaacaggggtagatagATTATGACCTGGAATGACGATGGTTGGCaacttttttaaagattttgtcTCATAATGTTTCTCTAACCAAAAGTTTtgaatgtcaataaaattatttaagtaaaaatcatATCTAATAATGTTCTTAATTATATTCAACCttcatagtaaaataataatagttacataAAATGTCTGACTAAATAATTgtcaatttattataaaaattgttgaGATTATATAaactactagcaaacccggcgaactccgtttcgccaccaatgatttaccctgttttattgcttttctcCTAATTTTtgcctgaattttctttgctataaacctcacggagcccgagacctttccaacaaatgcaaaacccttgaaatcggttcgtacgttctggagttatagcgtcaggaaggaaaacccgacttatttttatataatagatagtacaaaaatataaactgaTTATTGTTTTGCTTAGTAATTTGAATGTAAATAAGAATTTCAGGccctaaaaactatttaaataataaaataaaaataaaaaatatcatttcgtGTAATGGAGTAATGAAAAGAGATACGTTTAGTTTTTGCTTCCACATTAGGTTTTGTTTCATTGACTTGTGGTAGATAAGGATtgaaaagagagagagagagagagagtaaaAACTATACGAGTAGGAATCTCTGTTAGTAGTAGTTTCGTTTCGTAATTTTCctgttgtaattaaaaaagagGGCGTATTTCTCTAATTGAAATTAGACAACCCctataattaaacaaatcttATGTTATGTACCTACGGTTGGATTTATTTTGCTGCTTAATAGTGTTATTTTCTCCTTGTGAATTGTGTTAGTCTCCAGCCGATAACTTGGGTCTTTGGTAGCAATTATGACATGACAGCACGTCAAATCATCAAGCGTCCAAGAATTTTCAATTGAAATGGGCGTGATGATTTCGATAGTAGTTTACGTTTCCAGGACTGCCCTGTAAACGGGTCAGTCATACTTATAAGTGAGCAAAGTATTTTGTAGGTCGGTCCGGTGAAAAGATCGTACGTCGTGTAGGTGTTTCGGTATGTGGTACGACCAGGCTGTGTTATGAATGAGGAGGCACTGTTGGCACGGGCTTCCGAGGAGCGGGAGCGTATCTTCCAGCGATACGAGAGGGGTCGAGAGAACCTCATCGGACAAATAGACCCCTGGGAGGATCCAGAGTTCGAGGATTATCACAAAACCGATCGGTATGCCTTTATTTTACCAAGTCTCGCGAATTTGTATATTGTTTGATGACTTAATGTTTACCCAATCACTTATTGAATGGCCTTTGCTTGTCAGTAGAGCtgtattttattgaattctaATTAGCCAGATGCAATCTCATTAAGTTAATTCTTTGTTTAGCTAtgcttttaatatttctttgttttaatgtaaattgtgTAAACCAATTCATGTTCTTTAATTCTTTCAATTAATATTGAAGATTGTTAAACTAATACAGATTGTGTGAGTGCCATTTATTTTGTGAGAAtcacataaatattgttatttatgtcCTTGTACTATAATTAGTAGTGGAACATATGTCAAGCTACTGATTGTATCACATAAA containing:
- the LOC118264892 gene encoding 3-hydroxyacyl-CoA dehydrogenase type-2, whose protein sequence is MFKGLVGLVTGGASGLGRATVEQLLKQGGRVVICDLPSSPGQETAKQLKENVAFVPVDVTSEKDVKNALQTTVDKFGRLDVVVNCAGIATASRIYNFKKEQPFDLKSFQKTIEVNLIGTFNVIRLSAGLIGKNAPDADGQRGVIVNTASVAAFDGQIGQAAYSASKAGVVGMTLPIARDLAKQGIRVVTIAPGLFRTPMMEQLPEPAIKSLEATVPFPPRLGHPQEFALLVQSIIQNPMLNGETIRLDGSLRMQP